A section of the Streptomyces xinghaiensis S187 genome encodes:
- a CDS encoding dihydroorotase — MSATSEPKKTLIRGARLLGGEPLDVLIDGGTVAETGTGLNAPGATVVEAAGQVLLPGLVDLHTHLREPGREDSETVLTGTRAAAAGGYTAVHAMANTFPVADTAGVVEQVWRLGRESGYCDVQPVGAVTVGLEGKQLAELGAMHDSAAGVRIFSDDGKCVDDAVIMRRALEYVKAFDGVIAQHSQEPRLTEGAQMNEGTVSAELGLGGWPAVAEESVIARDVLLAAHVGSRLHVCHVSTAGSVEIIRWAKSKGWNVTAEVTPHHLLLTDELVRSYDPVYKVNPPLRTEADVTALRAALADGTIDCVATDHAPHPHEDKDCEWGAAAMGMVGLETALSVVQHTMVDTGLLDWAGVADRMSFRPAAIGRLHGHGRTVAPGEPANLTLLDPAYRGVVDPAGFASRSRNTPYQGRELPGRVTHTFLRGRATVVDGKLA; from the coding sequence ATGAGCGCCACGAGCGAGCCGAAGAAGACCCTGATCCGCGGTGCGCGCCTCCTCGGCGGCGAGCCGCTGGACGTCCTGATCGACGGCGGCACCGTCGCGGAGACCGGCACCGGCCTGAACGCCCCCGGCGCCACCGTCGTGGAGGCCGCCGGGCAGGTCCTGCTGCCCGGCCTCGTCGACCTCCACACCCATCTGCGCGAGCCCGGCCGGGAGGACTCCGAGACCGTCCTCACCGGCACCCGGGCGGCGGCGGCCGGCGGCTACACCGCCGTGCACGCCATGGCCAACACCTTCCCCGTCGCCGACACCGCCGGCGTCGTCGAGCAGGTCTGGCGGCTCGGCCGCGAGTCCGGCTACTGCGACGTCCAGCCGGTCGGCGCCGTCACCGTCGGCCTGGAGGGCAAGCAGCTCGCCGAGCTCGGCGCCATGCACGACTCCGCCGCGGGTGTCCGGATCTTCTCCGACGACGGCAAGTGCGTCGACGACGCCGTGATCATGCGCCGGGCCCTGGAGTACGTGAAGGCGTTCGACGGCGTCATCGCCCAGCACTCCCAGGAGCCCCGGCTCACCGAGGGCGCCCAGATGAACGAGGGCACGGTCTCCGCCGAGCTGGGCCTGGGCGGCTGGCCCGCCGTCGCCGAGGAGTCGGTCATCGCCCGCGACGTGCTGCTCGCCGCGCACGTCGGCTCCCGGCTGCACGTCTGCCACGTCTCCACCGCCGGCTCCGTCGAGATCATCCGCTGGGCCAAGTCCAAGGGATGGAACGTCACCGCCGAGGTCACCCCGCACCACCTGCTCCTCACCGACGAGCTCGTCCGCTCGTACGACCCCGTCTACAAGGTGAACCCGCCGCTGCGCACGGAGGCCGACGTCACGGCCCTGCGCGCGGCCCTCGCCGACGGCACCATCGACTGCGTCGCCACCGACCACGCCCCGCACCCCCACGAGGACAAGGACTGCGAGTGGGGCGCCGCGGCCATGGGCATGGTCGGCCTGGAGACCGCGCTCTCCGTGGTCCAGCACACGATGGTCGACACCGGGCTGCTCGACTGGGCGGGCGTCGCCGACCGGATGTCCTTCCGTCCGGCCGCCATCGGGCGCCTCCACGGGCACGGCCGGACCGTCGCCCCCGGTGAGCCCGCGAACCTGACCCTGCTCGACCCCGCTTACCGTGGAGTGGTGGACCCCGCGGGCTTCGCCTCCCGCAGCCGCAACACCCCCTACCAGGGCCGTGAGCTGCCGGGACGTGTGACGCACACCTTCCTGCGGGGCCGCGCGACGGTCGTGGACGGGAAGCTGGCGTGA
- the carA gene encoding glutamine-hydrolyzing carbamoyl-phosphate synthase small subunit — translation MTTSSRGARIPAVLVLEDGRSFRGSAYGAVGETLGEAVFSTGMTGYQETLTDPSYHRQVVVMTAPHIGNTGVNDEDPESKKIWVAGYVVRDPARTPSNWRSVRTLDEELSAQGVVGISGIDTRALTRHLRERGAMRVGIFSGDAIADEASLLARVRQAPAMKGADLSAEVATTEPYVVPAIGEKRFTVAAIDLGIKGMTPQRMAERGIEVHVLPADASPEDVYAVGPDGVFFSNGPGDPAAAEGPVTLMRSVLERRTPLFGICFGNQILGRALGFGTFKLKYGHRGINQPVQDRATGKVEVTAHNHGFAVDAPLDAPSDTPYGRAEVSHVCLNDDVVEGLRLLDRPAFSVQYHPEAAAGPHDAAYLFDRFVELMRDNKHHTPEDQRA, via the coding sequence ATGACGACCTCGTCCCGCGGGGCCAGGATCCCCGCCGTACTCGTCCTGGAGGACGGCCGCAGCTTCCGCGGCAGCGCCTACGGGGCCGTGGGGGAGACCCTCGGCGAGGCGGTGTTCTCCACCGGCATGACCGGCTACCAGGAGACCCTCACCGACCCCTCGTACCACCGGCAGGTCGTCGTGATGACCGCCCCGCACATCGGCAACACCGGCGTCAACGACGAGGACCCGGAGTCGAAGAAGATCTGGGTGGCCGGCTACGTCGTGCGCGACCCGGCCCGCACCCCGTCCAACTGGCGCTCCGTGCGCACCCTCGACGAGGAACTGTCCGCCCAGGGCGTCGTCGGCATCAGCGGCATCGACACCCGGGCGCTCACCCGCCATCTGCGCGAGCGCGGCGCCATGCGCGTGGGGATCTTCTCGGGCGACGCGATCGCCGACGAGGCCTCCCTGCTGGCGCGGGTGCGTCAGGCGCCCGCGATGAAGGGCGCCGACCTGAGCGCCGAGGTGGCCACCACCGAGCCGTACGTCGTCCCGGCGATCGGCGAGAAGCGCTTCACCGTCGCCGCCATCGACCTCGGCATCAAGGGCATGACCCCGCAGCGCATGGCCGAACGCGGCATAGAGGTGCACGTGCTGCCCGCCGACGCGAGTCCCGAGGACGTCTACGCCGTCGGCCCCGACGGGGTGTTCTTCTCCAACGGCCCCGGCGACCCGGCCGCCGCCGAGGGCCCCGTCACGCTGATGCGGTCCGTCCTGGAGCGGAGGACGCCCCTCTTCGGCATCTGCTTCGGCAACCAGATCCTCGGACGCGCGCTCGGCTTCGGCACCTTCAAGCTGAAGTACGGCCACCGGGGCATCAACCAGCCCGTGCAGGACCGGGCCACCGGCAAGGTCGAGGTGACGGCGCACAACCACGGCTTCGCCGTGGACGCGCCGCTGGACGCCCCGTCCGACACCCCGTACGGCCGCGCCGAGGTCTCCCACGTCTGCCTCAACGACGACGTGGTGGAGGGGCTGCGGCTGCTGGACCGCCCCGCCTTCAGCGTCCAGTACCACCCCGAGGCGGCGGCCGGCCCGCACGACGCCGCCTATCTATTCGACCGGTTCGTCGAGCTCATGCGCGACAACAAGCACCACACCCCGGAGGACCAGCGTGCCTAA
- the carB gene encoding carbamoyl-phosphate synthase large subunit: protein MPKRTDIQSVLVIGSGPIVIGQAAEFDYSGTQACRVLKSEGLRVILVNSNPATIMTDPEIADATYVEPITPEYVEKIIAKERPDALLPTLGGQTALNTAISLHESGALEKYGVELIGANVEAIHKGEDRDQFKDVVAAVHAKIGHGESARSVICHSMDEILAGVGELGGYPVVVRPSFTMGGAGSGFAHDEEELRRIAGQGLALSPTTEVLLEESILGWKEYELELMRDKHDNVVVVCSIENFDPMGVHTGDSITVAPAMTLTDREYQILRDIGIAVIREVGVDTGGCNIQFAVNPEDGRVIVIEMNPRVSRSSALASKATGFPIAKIAARLAVGYTLDEIPNDITEKTPASFEPTLDYVVVKAPRFAFEKFPAADATLTTTMKSVGEAMAIGRNFTEALQKALRSLEKKGSQFDFTGDPAALGDKKALLETAVKPTDGRINTVMAAIRAGATREEVFEATKIDPWFTDQLFLIKEIADDLAAAPKLEPELLAEAKRHGFSDAQIAGIRGLREDVVREVRHALGVRPVYKTVDTCAAEFAARTPYFYSSYDEETEVAPREKPAVIILGSGPNRIGQGIEFDYSCVHASFALHDAGYETVMVNCNPETVSTDYDTSDRLYFEPLTLEDVLEIVHAESQAGPVAGVVVQLGGQTPLGLAQALKDNGVLIVGTSPEAINLAEERGAFGRVLEQAGLPAPKYGTAFSFDEAKAIAAEIGYPVMVRPSYVLGGRGMEIVYDEPSLAGYLERHAGLISEHPVLVDRFLDDAIEIDVDALYDGEELYLGGVMEHIEEAGIHSGDSACALPPITLGGFDVKRLRASTEAIAKGVGVRGLINIQFAMAGDILYVLEANPRASRTVPFTSKATAVPLAKAAARISLGATIAELRAEGMLPARGDGGTLPLDAPISVKEAVLPWSRFRDSSGRGVDTVLGPEMRSTGEVMGIDSVFGSAYAKSQAGAYGALPTKGRAFVSVANRDKRAMIFPARELVGLGFELLATSGTAEVLRRNGINATVVRKQYQGAGPRGERTIVQLIHDGEVDLIVNTPYGTGGRLDGYEIRTAAVARGVPCLTTVQALAAAVQGIEALTRGDIGVRSLQEHAEHLIAAREE from the coding sequence GTGCCTAAGCGCACCGACATCCAGTCCGTCCTGGTCATCGGCTCCGGCCCGATCGTCATCGGCCAGGCCGCCGAGTTCGACTACTCCGGCACCCAGGCCTGCCGCGTCCTCAAGTCCGAGGGCCTGCGGGTGATCCTGGTCAACTCCAACCCGGCCACGATCATGACCGACCCGGAGATCGCCGACGCCACCTACGTCGAGCCGATCACCCCCGAGTACGTCGAGAAGATCATCGCCAAGGAGCGCCCCGACGCGCTGCTGCCCACCCTCGGCGGCCAGACCGCGCTCAACACCGCCATCTCCCTGCACGAGTCCGGCGCGCTGGAGAAGTACGGCGTCGAGCTGATCGGCGCCAACGTCGAGGCCATCCACAAGGGCGAGGACCGCGACCAGTTCAAGGACGTGGTCGCCGCCGTCCACGCCAAGATCGGCCACGGCGAGTCCGCCCGTTCGGTGATCTGCCACTCCATGGACGAGATCCTCGCGGGCGTCGGGGAGCTCGGCGGCTACCCGGTCGTCGTCCGCCCCTCCTTCACCATGGGAGGCGCCGGCTCCGGCTTCGCCCACGACGAGGAGGAGCTGCGCCGCATCGCCGGCCAGGGCCTCGCCCTCTCGCCGACCACCGAGGTGCTCCTGGAGGAGTCCATCCTCGGCTGGAAGGAGTACGAGCTGGAGCTGATGCGTGACAAGCACGACAATGTCGTGGTCGTCTGCTCCATCGAGAACTTCGACCCGATGGGCGTCCACACCGGCGACTCCATCACCGTCGCCCCGGCGATGACGCTCACCGACCGCGAGTACCAGATCCTGCGGGACATCGGCATCGCCGTGATCCGCGAGGTCGGCGTCGACACCGGCGGCTGCAACATCCAGTTCGCCGTCAACCCCGAGGACGGCCGGGTCATCGTCATCGAGATGAACCCGCGCGTCTCCCGCTCCTCGGCGCTCGCCTCCAAGGCCACCGGCTTCCCGATCGCCAAGATCGCGGCCCGGCTGGCGGTGGGCTACACCCTGGACGAGATCCCCAACGACATCACCGAGAAGACCCCGGCGTCCTTCGAGCCCACCCTCGACTACGTCGTGGTCAAGGCGCCCCGGTTCGCGTTCGAGAAGTTCCCGGCCGCCGACGCCACCCTCACCACCACCATGAAGTCGGTCGGCGAGGCCATGGCCATCGGCCGCAACTTCACCGAGGCGCTGCAGAAGGCGCTCCGCTCGCTGGAGAAGAAGGGCTCGCAGTTCGACTTCACCGGCGACCCGGCCGCCCTCGGCGACAAGAAGGCGCTGCTGGAGACGGCCGTGAAGCCGACCGACGGACGGATCAACACCGTCATGGCGGCCATCCGCGCCGGGGCCACCCGCGAGGAGGTCTTCGAGGCCACGAAGATCGACCCCTGGTTCACCGACCAGCTCTTCCTCATCAAGGAGATCGCCGACGACCTCGCCGCCGCGCCGAAGCTGGAGCCGGAGCTGCTGGCCGAGGCGAAGCGGCACGGCTTCTCCGACGCCCAGATCGCCGGCATCCGGGGGCTGCGCGAGGACGTCGTCCGCGAGGTCCGGCACGCGCTCGGCGTCCGCCCCGTCTACAAGACGGTCGACACCTGCGCCGCCGAATTCGCCGCCCGCACCCCGTACTTCTACTCGTCCTACGACGAGGAGACCGAGGTCGCCCCGCGGGAGAAGCCCGCCGTGATCATCCTCGGCTCCGGGCCCAACCGCATCGGCCAGGGCATCGAGTTCGACTACTCCTGCGTCCACGCCTCCTTCGCGCTGCACGACGCGGGCTACGAGACCGTCATGGTCAACTGCAATCCGGAGACCGTCTCCACCGACTACGACACCTCCGACCGGCTCTACTTCGAGCCGCTCACCCTGGAGGACGTCCTGGAGATCGTGCACGCCGAGTCGCAGGCCGGCCCGGTCGCGGGCGTCGTCGTCCAGCTCGGCGGCCAGACCCCGCTCGGCCTGGCGCAGGCGCTCAAGGACAACGGCGTGCTGATCGTCGGCACCTCGCCCGAGGCGATCAACCTCGCCGAGGAGCGCGGCGCCTTCGGCCGCGTCCTGGAACAGGCCGGGCTGCCCGCCCCCAAGTACGGCACCGCCTTCTCCTTCGACGAGGCCAAGGCCATCGCCGCGGAGATCGGCTACCCGGTCATGGTCCGACCCAGCTACGTCCTCGGCGGCCGCGGCATGGAGATCGTCTACGACGAGCCCTCGCTGGCCGGGTACCTGGAGCGGCACGCCGGCCTCATCTCCGAGCACCCGGTCCTCGTCGACCGGTTCCTCGACGACGCCATCGAGATCGACGTCGACGCGCTCTACGACGGCGAGGAGCTCTACCTCGGCGGCGTCATGGAGCACATCGAGGAGGCCGGCATCCACTCCGGCGACTCCGCCTGCGCGCTGCCCCCGATCACCCTCGGCGGCTTCGACGTCAAGCGGCTGCGGGCCTCGACGGAGGCCATCGCCAAGGGCGTCGGCGTCCGCGGGCTGATCAACATCCAGTTCGCCATGGCCGGGGACATCCTGTACGTCCTGGAGGCCAACCCGCGCGCCTCGCGCACCGTGCCCTTCACCTCGAAGGCCACCGCCGTCCCGCTGGCCAAGGCCGCCGCCCGGATCTCCCTGGGCGCCACCATCGCCGAACTCCGCGCCGAGGGCATGCTCCCGGCGCGCGGCGACGGCGGCACCCTGCCGCTGGACGCGCCGATCTCCGTCAAGGAGGCCGTGCTGCCCTGGAGCCGCTTCCGCGACTCCTCCGGCCGGGGCGTGGACACCGTCCTGGGCCCGGAGATGCGCTCCACCGGCGAGGTCATGGGCATCGACTCGGTCTTCGGCTCGGCCTACGCCAAGTCGCAGGCCGGCGCGTACGGGGCGCTGCCCACCAAGGGGCGCGCCTTCGTCTCCGTCGCCAACCGCGACAAGCGGGCCATGATCTTCCCGGCCCGGGAGCTGGTCGGCCTCGGCTTCGAACTGCTCGCCACCTCCGGCACCGCCGAGGTGCTGCGGCGCAACGGCATCAACGCCACCGTCGTCCGCAAGCAGTACCAGGGCGCGGGGCCGCGCGGCGAGAGGACCATCGTCCAGCTCATCCACGACGGCGAGGTGGACCTCATCGTCAACACCCCCTACGGCACCGGAGGGCGGCTCGACGGCTACGAGATCCGCACCGCCGCCGTCGCCCGCGGCGTCCCCTGCCTGACGACGGTGCAGGCCCTCGCCGCCGCCGTGCAGGGCATCGAGGCGCTGACGCGCGGCGACATCGGAGTCCGCTCGCTGCAGGAACACGCCGAACACCTGATCGCCGCGCGCGAGGAGTGA
- a CDS encoding quinone-dependent dihydroorotate dehydrogenase has product MYALLFNLLFRRLDPERAHHLAFGWIRRAARIPVLRTLLAALLAARRPELRTTAFGREMPGPFGLAAGFDKNATGIDGLAMLGFDHVEIGTVTGEPQPGNPAPRLFRLAVDRALINRMGFNNDGSAAVAARLAARAAARRGRPGVTLGVNIGKTKTVPEDAAVADYVTSTERLAAHADYLVVNVSSPNTPGLRNLQATEQLRPLLTAVREAADRTVPGRRVPLLVKIAPDLADEDVDAVADLAVDLGLDGIIATNTTIARDGLGLRTRRDLVESIGAGGLSGAPLRARSLEVLRRLYARVGDRVTLVGVGGVETADDVWERVLAGATLVQGYSAFVYQGPLWCRRVHRGLAARLAASPYATLADAVGADTRKAAA; this is encoded by the coding sequence ATGTACGCCCTGCTCTTCAACCTCCTCTTCCGCCGCCTGGATCCCGAGCGCGCCCACCACCTGGCCTTCGGCTGGATCCGGCGCGCCGCCCGGATCCCCGTGCTCCGCACGCTGCTGGCCGCGCTGCTCGCCGCCCGCCGCCCGGAGCTGCGCACCACCGCCTTCGGCCGCGAGATGCCCGGCCCGTTCGGGCTCGCGGCCGGCTTCGACAAGAACGCCACCGGCATCGACGGCCTGGCGATGCTCGGCTTCGACCATGTGGAGATCGGCACCGTCACCGGCGAGCCGCAGCCCGGCAACCCCGCGCCCCGCCTGTTCCGCCTGGCGGTGGACCGGGCCCTGATCAACCGGATGGGCTTCAACAACGACGGCTCGGCCGCCGTCGCCGCGCGCCTCGCGGCCCGCGCCGCCGCCCGCCGGGGCCGGCCCGGGGTGACCCTCGGCGTCAACATCGGCAAGACCAAGACCGTCCCGGAGGACGCGGCGGTCGCCGACTACGTCACCTCCACCGAGCGGCTCGCCGCCCACGCCGACTACCTCGTCGTCAACGTCTCCTCCCCGAACACCCCCGGCCTGCGGAACCTCCAGGCCACCGAGCAGCTCCGTCCGCTGCTCACCGCCGTCCGCGAGGCCGCCGACCGCACGGTCCCCGGCCGCCGCGTCCCGCTGCTCGTCAAGATCGCCCCCGATCTGGCGGACGAGGACGTGGATGCCGTCGCCGACCTCGCCGTCGACCTCGGCCTGGACGGCATCATCGCCACCAACACCACCATCGCGCGCGACGGCCTGGGCCTGCGCACCCGCCGGGACCTCGTCGAGTCCATCGGCGCGGGCGGTCTCTCCGGCGCCCCGCTGAGGGCCCGCTCCCTGGAGGTGCTGCGCCGGCTGTACGCGCGCGTGGGCGACCGCGTCACACTCGTCGGCGTGGGCGGCGTGGAGACCGCCGACGACGTCTGGGAGCGCGTCCTCGCCGGCGCCACCCTCGTCCAGGGCTACAGCGCCTTCGTCTACCAGGGCCCGCTCTGGTGCCGGCGCGTCCACCGCGGCCTGGCCGCACGCCTGGCCGCGAGCCCGTACGCCACCCTCGCCGACGCCGTCGGCGCCGACACCCGGAAGGCCGCCGCATGA
- the pyrF gene encoding orotidine-5'-phosphate decarboxylase, translated as MSSPDQPSHDPDPGHHPDPDDRPEPFGARLRRAMDTRGPLCVGIDPHASLLADWGLNDDVAGLERFTRTVVDALADRVAVLKPQSAFFERFGSRGIAVLERAVADARSAGALVLTDAKRGDIGSTMAAYADTYLAKGSPLFSDAVTVSPYLGFGSLRPALDLARESGCGVFVLALTSNPEGAEVQRAATPGGRSLAQVMLDHMARENAGAAPLGSVGAVVGATLGETGADLAINGPLLAPGIGAQGATPADLPGVFGPSVSNVVPSVSRGVLRHGPGPAGLRTAAARLADEVRAAVSPA; from the coding sequence ATGAGCTCCCCGGACCAGCCGAGCCACGACCCGGACCCCGGCCACCACCCGGATCCCGACGACCGCCCCGAGCCCTTCGGCGCCCGGCTGCGCCGGGCCATGGACACCCGCGGTCCGCTCTGCGTCGGCATCGACCCGCACGCGTCGCTCCTCGCGGACTGGGGGCTGAACGACGACGTCGCCGGTCTGGAGCGCTTCACCCGCACGGTGGTCGACGCCCTGGCCGACCGGGTGGCCGTCCTCAAACCGCAGTCCGCCTTCTTCGAGCGCTTCGGCTCCCGGGGGATCGCGGTGCTCGAACGGGCCGTCGCCGACGCCCGCTCCGCCGGGGCCCTGGTGCTGACGGACGCCAAGCGCGGCGACATCGGCTCCACCATGGCCGCGTACGCCGACACCTATCTGGCCAAGGGCAGCCCGCTGTTCTCGGACGCGGTGACCGTGAGCCCGTACCTCGGCTTCGGCTCGCTGCGCCCCGCGCTCGACCTGGCCCGGGAATCCGGCTGCGGAGTCTTCGTCCTGGCGCTCACCTCCAACCCGGAGGGGGCGGAGGTGCAGCGGGCCGCCACCCCCGGCGGCCGCTCCCTGGCGCAGGTGATGCTCGACCACATGGCGCGGGAGAACGCCGGTGCCGCGCCGCTGGGTTCGGTCGGCGCCGTCGTGGGGGCGACGCTGGGGGAGACGGGGGCCGATCTGGCCATCAACGGCCCGCTCCTCGCGCCCGGCATCGGGGCCCAGGGGGCGACGCCCGCCGACCTCCCCGGCGTCTTCGGGCCATCCGTCTCCAACGTGGTGCCGAGCGTCAGCCGAGGGGTGCTGCGGCACGGGCCCGGTCCGGCGGGACTGCGGACGGCGGCGGCGCGCCTGGCCGACGAGGTGCGGGCGGCCGTAAGCCCTGCGTGA
- a CDS encoding integration host factor — MALPPLTPEQRAAALEKAAAARRERAEVKNRLKHSGASLHEVIKQGQENDVIGKMKVSALLESLPGVGKVRAKQIMERLGISESRRVRGLGSNQIASLEREFGGTHA, encoded by the coding sequence GTGGCTCTTCCGCCCCTTACCCCTGAACAGCGCGCAGCCGCGCTCGAAAAGGCCGCCGCGGCTCGCCGGGAGCGCGCCGAGGTCAAGAATCGGCTCAAGCACTCCGGTGCCTCCCTGCACGAGGTCATCAAGCAGGGCCAGGAGAACGACGTCATCGGCAAGATGAAGGTCTCCGCGCTCCTGGAATCCCTGCCGGGCGTCGGCAAGGTCCGGGCCAAGCAGATCATGGAGCGGCTCGGCATCTCCGAGAGCCGCCGGGTCCGGGGCCTCGGCTCCAACCAGATCGCCTCTCTCGAGAGGGAGTTCGGCGGCACGCACGCCTGA
- the gmk gene encoding guanylate kinase, producing the protein MSEAVSRGATRRPRLTVLSGPSGVGKSTVVAHMRKVHPEVWLSVSATTRSPRPGERDGVQYHFVRDDEFDKLVANGELLEWAEFAGNRYGTPRRAVLERLAAGVPVLLEIDLQGARQVREAMPEAQLVFLAPPSWEELVRRLTGRGTEPPEVIERRLEAARVELAAEEEFDTTLVNTSVEDVARELLALMQVD; encoded by the coding sequence ATGAGTGAAGCAGTCTCCCGGGGGGCGACCCGCCGCCCGCGACTGACCGTGCTCTCCGGCCCCTCCGGGGTCGGCAAGAGCACGGTCGTCGCCCATATGCGCAAGGTTCACCCCGAGGTCTGGCTCTCGGTCTCCGCCACCACCCGGTCCCCGCGCCCCGGCGAACGGGACGGAGTGCAGTACCACTTCGTGCGGGACGACGAGTTCGACAAGCTGGTGGCCAACGGCGAGCTGCTGGAGTGGGCCGAGTTCGCGGGCAACCGCTACGGCACCCCCCGGCGCGCCGTCCTCGAACGGCTGGCGGCGGGTGTGCCCGTCCTGCTGGAGATCGACCTCCAGGGCGCCCGCCAGGTGCGCGAGGCCATGCCCGAGGCCCAGTTGGTCTTCCTGGCCCCGCCGAGCTGGGAGGAGCTCGTCCGCCGCCTGACGGGCCGCGGCACCGAGCCCCCCGAGGTCATCGAGCGCCGGCTGGAGGCGGCCCGGGTCGAGCTCGCCGCCGAGGAGGAGTTCGACACCACCCTGGTCAACACCTCGGTCGAGGACGTCGCGCGTGAGCTGCTAGCCTTGATGCAGGTAGATTGA
- the rpoZ gene encoding DNA-directed RNA polymerase subunit omega, producing MSSPITTPEGIINPPIDELLEATDSKYSLVIYAAKRARQINAYYSQLGEGLLEYVGPLVDTHVHEKPLSIALREINAGLLTSEAVDGPVTKQ from the coding sequence GTGTCCTCTCCCATCACCACGCCCGAGGGCATCATCAACCCGCCGATCGACGAGCTCCTCGAGGCCACGGACTCCAAGTACAGCCTCGTGATCTACGCCGCCAAGCGCGCGCGCCAGATCAACGCGTACTACTCCCAGCTCGGTGAGGGACTCCTCGAGTACGTCGGCCCGCTGGTGGACACCCACGTCCACGAGAAGCCGCTGTCGATCGCCCTGCGGGAGATCAACGCCGGTCTGCTGACCTCCGAGGCCGTCGACGGCCCGGTCACCAAGCAGTAG
- the coaBC gene encoding bifunctional phosphopantothenoylcysteine decarboxylase/phosphopantothenate--cysteine ligase CoaBC encodes MEPKAPNGTAAQAGRPRVVLGVSGGIAAYKACELLRRLTESGHDVRVVPTASALNFVGEATWSALSGHPVSAEVWESVHEVPHVRIGQAADLVVVAPATADTLARAAHGLADDLLTNTLLTARCPVVFAPAMHTEMWEHPATRENVATLRRRGAVVIEPAVGRLTGADTGKGRLPDPGEIFEVCRRVLARGAAGAERDLAGRHVVVSAGGTREPLDPVRFLGNRSSGKQGYALARTAVARGARVTLIAAHTHLPDPAGADVVPVGTAVQLREAVLEAAAGADAVVMAAAVADFRPGRYAEGKIKKKDGEEPEPVTLVRNPDVLAEISAERARSGQIVVGFAAETDDVLANGRAKLARKGCDLLVVNEVGEGRTFGSEENEAVILGADGTETPVPYGPKEALADTVWDLVARRLV; translated from the coding sequence GTGGAGCCGAAGGCACCGAACGGGACGGCGGCGCAGGCGGGGCGCCCGAGGGTCGTCCTCGGGGTGAGCGGCGGCATCGCCGCGTACAAGGCGTGCGAGCTGCTGCGCCGGCTCACCGAGTCGGGGCACGACGTGCGCGTCGTACCGACCGCGTCGGCGCTCAACTTCGTCGGCGAGGCCACCTGGTCCGCGCTCTCCGGCCACCCGGTCTCCGCCGAGGTGTGGGAGAGCGTCCACGAGGTGCCGCACGTCCGCATCGGCCAGGCGGCAGACCTCGTCGTCGTCGCGCCCGCCACCGCCGACACCCTCGCCCGCGCGGCCCACGGCCTCGCCGACGACCTGCTGACCAACACCCTGCTCACGGCCCGCTGCCCGGTGGTCTTCGCCCCCGCCATGCACACCGAGATGTGGGAGCACCCGGCCACCCGGGAGAACGTGGCGACGCTGCGCCGCCGCGGCGCCGTCGTCATCGAGCCCGCCGTGGGCCGGCTCACCGGCGCGGACACCGGCAAGGGGCGGCTCCCCGATCCCGGCGAGATCTTCGAGGTCTGCCGCCGGGTGCTGGCGCGCGGCGCGGCCGGCGCGGAGCGCGACCTCGCGGGCCGCCATGTCGTCGTCAGCGCCGGCGGCACCCGCGAACCGCTGGACCCGGTCCGCTTCCTCGGCAACCGCTCCTCCGGCAAGCAGGGGTACGCCCTGGCCCGTACGGCCGTGGCGCGCGGCGCGCGGGTCACCCTGATCGCGGCCCACACGCATCTGCCCGACCCGGCGGGCGCCGACGTCGTCCCCGTCGGCACGGCCGTACAGCTGCGCGAGGCGGTGCTCGAGGCCGCCGCCGGTGCGGACGCCGTCGTCATGGCCGCCGCCGTGGCCGACTTCCGGCCCGGCCGGTACGCCGAGGGCAAGATCAAGAAGAAGGACGGGGAGGAGCCGGAGCCCGTCACCCTGGTCCGCAACCCCGACGTCCTCGCCGAGATCTCGGCGGAGCGGGCCCGGTCCGGGCAGATCGTGGTGGGCTTCGCGGCCGAGACCGACGACGTGCTCGCCAACGGCCGCGCCAAGCTCGCCCGCAAAGGCTGCGACCTGCTCGTCGTCAACGAGGTGGGGGAGGGCCGTACCTTCGGCTCGGAGGAGAACGAGGCGGTGATCCTGGGCGCCGACGGCACGGAGACCCCGGTGCCGTACGGGCCCAAGGAGGCGCTCGCCGACACCGTGTGGGACCTCGTGGCGCGGCGGCTGGTCTGA